The following are from one region of the Arachis duranensis cultivar V14167 chromosome 10, aradu.V14167.gnm2.J7QH, whole genome shotgun sequence genome:
- the LOC127743020 gene encoding uncharacterized protein LOC127743020 codes for MVSSIILDSKFWEDYFTTVMLVGPLIKLLRLVDADEKLSLGIVYAGMQRAKINIKTMFRNRKSAYTPYTSILKMRWDKHLKRDLHAAAYFLNPDYFYSEGFVEKANILRSLLDLFDIETLCNDSVAAMQEIQLYRDRKGSFGRESALKAINRLEPGEWWRLHGGSAPNLQKIAIRLLHQTSSSSGCERNWSLFEQIHSKRRNRLEHQRLSDIVYVTYNLRLQSRMHRKKKNYDPIDIQSIDTVDFWVMPDEDDREFTNGDIEGIENLIYTDNAMPSYPKDGRDVELDVDFPNVADSSNTASFGGTSDDGGFGLPVYDRDVRTLNDNYDF; via the exons ATGGttagttcaattatcttggataGTAAGTTTTGGGAGGATTATTTTACTACTGTTATGCTTGTTGGTCCTCTAATTAAGTTATTGAGGCTTGTTGATGCTGATGAGAAACTTTCTCTGGGTATCGTGTATGCGGGCATGCAAAGAGCCAAAATTAATATCAAGACAATGTTTAGAAATAGGAAATCTGCATACACACCTTATACAAGTATCTTGAAAATGCGGTGGGATAAGCATTTGAAGCGTGACCTCCATGCAGCAGCATACTTTTTGAATCCAGATTACTTCTATAGTGAGGGGTTTGTTGAGAAGGCAAATATCTTGAGGTCTTTGCttgatttatttgatattgaaaCTCTTTGCAATGACTCGGTTGCCGCAATGCAAGAGATACAATTATATCGAGATCGAAAAGGAAGTTTTGGAAGGGAAAGTGCATTGAAAGCAATTAATAGACTTGAACCTG GTGAATGGTGGAGGCTACACGGTGGGAGTGCTCCTAACTTGCAAAAAATAGCAAttcgtcttcttcatcaaacatcTTCATCATCCGGCTGCGAGAGGAACTGGAGCCTCTTTGAACAAATCCATTCAAAGAGGAGGAACCGATTAGAGCATCAAAGACTAAGTGACATTGTTTATGTCACTTATAATCTACGCCTTCAATCTAGAATGCATCGCAAGAAGAAGAATTATGATCCAATTGACATTCAAAGCATTGACACAGTAGATTTTTGGGTAATGCCGGATGAAGATGATCGTGAATTTACTAATGGAGACATCGAAGgcattgaaaatttaatttatacggATAATGCTATGCCTTCATATCCTAAAG atggaAGAGATGTGGAACTTGATGTGGATTTTCCTAATGTTGCTGATTCTTCAAATACAGCTTCTTTTGGTGGTACTTCTGATGATGGTGGCTTTGGATTACCTGTTTATGATAGAGATGTTAGAACActtaatgataattatgatttttga
- the LOC127743019 gene encoding uncharacterized protein LOC127743019, which translates to MGDKGKRRAIAATLIGSYFKERTMTGSQPTLKSVLASKQVKHKVKLGLARWIIDAQILFNAIQSPYFQPALDGVAAIGPSFKGPSYDEMRVHLLADLKKECQLLVEGYRSSWKKTGCTLMADGWTDQRQHTLINFLVYYPTCMSFVKSVDAFDMIKTADTLFKLFAEVIEWVGSSNIVHVVTDNATNYVSAGKLIHEKYPNIFWSPCAAHCINLILKDIASLPHIADLASRASKVTVFVYNHMIFLSWLRKRKE; encoded by the coding sequence ATGGGAGACAAAGGAAAGAGAAGAGCGATTGCTGCTACTCTAATTGGAAGTTATTTTAAGGAAAGGACTATGACAGGCTCTCAACCAACTTTGAAAAGTGTCTTGGCCAGTAAACAAGTTAAACACAAGGTTAAGTTGGGGCTTGCAAGATGGATCATTGATGCACAGATTCTATTCAATGCAATTCAATCGCCTTACTTTCAACCTGCATTGGACGGCGTTGCTGCAATTGGACCTAGTTTCAAGGGACCGTCATATGATGAAATGAGAGTTCATTTGCTGGCCGATCTTAAGAAGGAGTGCCAGTTGCTTGTTGAAGGTTATAGAAGCTCGTGGAAAAAGACTGGTTGTACACTGATGGCAGATGGCTGGACTGATCAAAGGCAGCATACGTTAATTAATTTTCTAGTTTATTATCCTACTTGTATGTCATTTGTTAAGTCTGTTGATGCTTTTGATATGATAAAAACTGCCGATACCTTGTTTAAATTGTTTGCTGAGGTTATTGAGTGGGTTGGGTCTAGTAACATTGTGCATGTGGTTACTGATAATGCTACGAATTATGTATCTGCTGGAAAACTCATTCATGAAAAGTATCCAAACATTTTTTGGTCTCCTTGTGCTGCTCATTGCATCAATCTTATCTTGAAAGACATAGCAAGTCTTCCTCACATAGCTGACCTTGCCTCTCGTGCTTCAAAAGTGACTGTCTTTGTTTACAATCATATGATTTTCTTGTCATggcttagaaaaagaaaagagtag
- the LOC107470789 gene encoding aquaporin TIP4-1, translated as MTKIALGTTREATQPDCIRALVVEFIATFLFVFTGVASAMAAEKLSDGDALLPLVAVAVASAFVVAVMISSGHISGGHLNPAVTLGLLVGGHITVVRSVLYWIDQLVASAAASYLLCYLSGGLAIPVHTLASGVGYSQGVIWEIVLTFSLLFTVYGNMVDHKKGVPTGQGPTIVGFVVGANILAGGAFSAVSMNPARSFGPALVMGNWTGHWIYWVGPLIGGGLAGFIYEHFLIDRTHTLLPLDEEN; from the exons ATGACGAAAATCGCTCTAGGGACCACCCGAGAGGCTACCCAACCCGATTGCATTCGGGCCCTCGTTGTCGAGTTCATAGCCACCTTCCTGTTTGTCTTCACCGGCGTTGCTTCCGCCATGGCCGCCG AAAAGCTTAGTGATGGAGATGCACTATTGCCTTTGGTTGCTGTGGCCGTGGCAAGTGCATTTGTGGTGGCTGTGATGATTTCATCCGGTCATATCTCCGGCGGGCACCTCAACCCTGCCGTGACCCTTGGGCTGCTGGTCGGCGGGCACATCACGGTGGTCCGATCGGTCCTTTATTGGATAGATCAGTTGGTAGCATCTGCAGCAGCTTCTTACCTTCTTTGCTACCTTTCCGGGGGACTG GCAATTCCAGTTCATACTCTAGCAAGTGGAGTTGGGTACAGTCAAGGAGTGATTTGGGAGATAGTGTTGACTTTCTCATTGTTGTTTACTGTCTATGGAAATATGGTGGATCACAAGAAGGGAGTTCCTACTGGACAGGGGCCCACAATAGTCGGGTTTGTTGTTGGGGCCAATATCCTCGCTGGTGGAGCTTTTTCTGCCGTCTCAATGAACCCAGCAAGATCTTTTGGGCCTGCATTGGTCATGGGTAACTGGACCGGTCATTGGATTTATTGGGTTGGGCCTCTTATTGGTGGAGGCCTTGCAGGCTTCATCTACGAGCATTTTCTCATTGACCGTACGCATACTTTACTCCCTCTTGATGAAGAAAACTAA